Below is a genomic region from Zea mays cultivar B73 chromosome 9, Zm-B73-REFERENCE-NAM-5.0, whole genome shotgun sequence.
tccaaatctcaaaTATTGAGCATGAGTGATCAATTACCGTTTGCATACATTTAAATTTTTTTAATAATTATGATTTAGTATACTAGGACATGGATATGTCAAAAAATGAATATCTTTATTGTATGTGGCATTAAGTCCGCTCACCGCCCAAAAAATGGTCTATTGTTATTCAAAAAAATGAATATCTTTATTGTATGTGGCATTAAGTCCGCCCACCGCCCAAAAAATGGTCTATTGTTAAGTTCGAAAAAGATGTCTTAAGTGTTCGAGAGAATAAAGAAAGAACTCTTCTCTAGGGTGGATATTCAAAATAGTATATTATTACACAGTATTTATAGATGGGAGGGAAGTCAGGAAGGGACATTGCATTACACTCAAGTGCTAATGAACCAGATCCCTTGATTATCTGAACTTTGAATATTTGATGGCTGATTTTCAATTTGTCAAGATCTTAGTACATCTTTGTTTATATGTTGCAATGATGCTTACGAGTTGTCTGTGTGCTTTATCTTTATTCTCTTCTTGAAGAGCAAACTTTGACATACTGTGCTTCCCTCAGGTGAGAATTGCACGCATATTTAACACATATGGCCCTCGAATGTGTTTAGATGATGGCCGAGTTGTTAGCAACTTTGTTGCACAGGTTTGTCTCAGTTTGTGATTCTGATGCATTGGAGAAGAGGATTATCATAGAACTTCAGCACTGCTTAAAGTTGGCATTGCTTCATTTCTAGGCTTTGCGGAAACAACCAATGACAGTTTATGGCGATGGAAAACAGACTAGAAGTTTTCAGTATGTTTCAGATTTGGTACTTACGCCATGTTTTTTGTGTCTCTTTCTGTATGCAGAAGTTTCAGTTTTATTTATACAAAATTATACTGAGTAGCATGCAGTCTTTTTTATTTTCCTCAAATTTTTTCTTCACAAATCAGTTTTTGTTTAAAGATTTGGTTTGCTGCAGAAAGTTCACGTTTTCCACATTCAAACCTGAAGAATTTACATATCTATAAATTTATAGGTTGATGGGTTGGTAACTCTAATGGAAAGCGACCATATTGGACCATTCAACTTGGGGAATCCTGGAGAATTTACAATGCTGGAGCTTGCACAGGTCTGAAATTTGGTATCCATTCTTCTTTCGAAATACCACGGCTTCATGTCTCCAATATGCCTACCAGCCTACCAGGAATCATGAGTCATGACACTGCACTTTTTTGCCGCAGGTGGTAAAAGAAACAATCGACCCAGGTGCATCTGTCGAGTTCAAACCCAATACTGCGGATGATCCGCACATGAGAAAACCTGACATTTCGAAGGCTAAATCTCTTCTCAATTGGGAGCCCCAAGTTTCACTAAAACAAGGCCTGCCGCGTATGGTCTCGGACTTCCAGAAACGCATCATGGATGAGAAATGATGAGGAGCAGAGGTTTGTTTCGAAAAGGAAATGAGGAGCAGACGCCACCAGTCTCAGAACACTGTATCCTACTGACAGATCTCTTTTGGTGCCATGAAGGCTGAAGGCCTTGACAAAGGTCAGATGAACGACTAATTGCCAAAAAATTCTTCCTCGCTCCAGGGCAATTTTTTTTTGTGACAGGACATCTGTTCTTTGGTTCTGGTTTCTTCGATACATAAACTTCGCCATAGAATTCCATAGTTGCCTTTAAGCGAACAGTGAGAGGTCAACATAAATTTAGTCCCTCTTTCTCTCTTTCTGATGTTATTGAAACCCATCCACGTCCATTTTACGTAGGATGATACCATATTCTCATGCTACACATGTCCTCTATTTCGTGTCTGAATTTTTAGGTGATTTTATTACTCTTGTACAACAAACAAATAGTTATTTTATGGTTCCTTAAATTGTTACTTTTATAATTTGTGATTTTATgatttgtgatttgtttttgtatcCTGAGTTTTTTTGTCCTTGTCTGACTATAAAAATAATTGTTAATTATCTATATGCCAATATAGGTTATATTTAATCGGCCGGGCTTATAATTTTATGTAACGGGGTATTTATTCTATTTTATTTTAAAATTACAGATTCAGTTTGTTGTAATCTATGTAGACATGATCTctaattttttgatttgaaaatTAGAGATTATGCTAATATAAATTGTAACGAGTTGatatattgttttattagaataaAATATGTATAATAACTGTCGTCGGAAAGGAAATTAAAATTCAGTCACCTGAATTTTTAGCAAATCCCTTGCACGAAACTGCTGCAAGGACAAGCTGGAAGTGCGAATGGTCGATATAATAATGGTAATGGAGCGGCTTATATGAGGTGAACGTTGAACTGGAGTAGAGTCTCGACGCCGTCTGTGGTGTGCTCGTCGCCAGGATGCAGCGTCTGGATGGCGGCGAAGCCCTTGGCGTTCTCGTACTTGCCGGTGCCTCCGATGACGGCGATGTGGGACTCCGGCGCCGCCATGCGGTGGACCCCGAAGAAGCTGAGCGTGTCGCCGCCATGCGGTGCCTCGGGGCCCTCGAACATGGCGGTAAGCACGATGGTCTTGCTGGTGCCGTCCTGCGAGCTGGCGACGTAGAAGCCCTGCGCCCTACCGACGACCCCCGCGCCGAGCTCGTGCCCCTCGGTGAGCTCGTCGTCGATGACCGTGGTCGTGCCGAAGAGGAGGTTCTGGAGCGTGGCGCCGGACGGCAGGTCGCCGGCGTTGACGAAGGGGATGTTCTTGTTGCCTCCGTTGGCGGGGTTGCCGTTGTTCTGGACGACGGCGGAGGACGTGCCGCCGAGGCCCGCGACGTAGGGCGCGTTGTTGCCGTTGATGAGGCTGCTGGCGCCTTGCGGAAGCGGCACCGCCCCCTGGATCGGGAAGATGTTGGTGTTGGGGCGCGCGAACGGGAGCTGCCCGTTGGCTGCCGCGCTCGCCACCACGCCGGTCACGATGCGCCCCGACGGCTGCGAGCCGCCGAGGATGTCGTGCATGAAGAACGTCAGCGGGTGGTCGCTGGCGGCTCCTGCGTTGCCCGTCGCGGCGGCACCCGCACCCGCACCCGCTGGCGCCACGGCTGGGTCTGTCGGGGGATCCGTCGGGGCGGGCAGGGGGTCAGCCGGCAGGGGAGCCGCAGCCTGTTCGTCGTCGAGGAAACGACCAGCGAATGCGCAGTTCGCCACAGCAAGAGCGAGCACCAGGCACAGCACCGCCCTGACGGTTTGCACCGCGTTCTTGGCCATGTCTCGCAAGGCACCAAGGCGCGTAGCGTAGGTGGAGAAGAGCGAGGACTGTGGGGCTTGCTGTTGCTGTGCATGTCGCTGCGATATGCCAGGATTATATAGGAGCCGTGCAGGGTATGACGAGAGCCAGCCGTGGGTACTGTACATCTTGAGTAGAGTGGTTTGATGGCAGTGTTGTGCATTAGTTGTGTGTGCGAGGGCGCCCAGGAACCTAAACCTCTGAGAAGAAGAGGTGCGGTTGGGACTTGGGAGGGAAAAAGAGGCGTGCGTGGCGCCCACATATCCCTGCGCTCAGACCGGTCAGGGACGAACGGGCAGGTGCTGATTGCATTGCAGGAGTGGTTTCCCTTTGGAGCAGGTGAACGCACTAGCACCTAGTAGCATCCTCAGCAGCTCACGCGCCTGCCAGAGGTTCGTCGAACCCGGATAGAGATGGTAATGGTACATGAAACCCGTTGAGTTTTTTTTATTAGGGTACGCGTTTAGATCAATTTTCATATTTATTGGTTTATTAATGAGTATAAATCTATATCAACGGATTTATAGGTACGAGTTTGTTCCTACAATATCTAAACTCGTGAAcgcgtgggttttttaaacccgaccaaatccaatacatattgtcattttattttataaacaaataacaaacttgttatcttcatatttacttcctaatttttagCAAATGTTGAATATATAAGTAgttggtgagagtgttgcttgcttgctattataatTTTTACAAGCGCTATATATGTAATGGATgaataacttagtgcaaggtcacttgattatacaacttattatttatatttcattctctttactaataatttttataccaaatcatgaacttgttgttcatcacataaattttgaaccatgatctcattaatcattacgatacttattaaTTATAAGAAAAACAAGCATATTGGAGATAAAACCCACGGATAACCCATGAGTACCCGCTAAACCAATGGGTATGGGTTTGGACAATtatcaaacccgtcatgggtacgagTTTTTTAATGGGTATCGATATTTTTCAGGGATCGAATCCAGACCTGAAAGAGTAGACCTGAAAGAGGTGCTACTCGGAAtccttaaccattacgctagaagCCCTTTCGCCACTCAGCACACCGTCAAAAGGACTAACTAAAACTGGCAGATAAAGATGTCTCAACTGACACTGTCCTTATTGCATCCCATGATAAACAAACTAAAATCCGCCAGAGATTATTTTACACCAAAATTGTGCATCTATATTCCAGCATTATGATAACCTAATGAAAAAAAATATTTTCAAAGTTCAGAGGGGGGAAATCATCCAGTTGTACGCTATTGCTGAGTTCGGGGCCAATGGTGATGAGCTGACGAGCATGACACAACTAGGTCAAACTTCGACACTGCTTGTTTGATGCCCCACCATCACCTAAGCCATCTTAGCTCATGTCTTCAGTAGCCATGAGGTGAATTCCTTGAATTACAGTCCCCTCCTTAAGCAATTCATCGAAGGCTCATCGTCCACTAGAGTTCACCAGCGACCAATCCATATGCATATGCTTGCAATGGCCTCGGATGCAAACACTGGCAATTCTAGCCACGGAGCTTGGCGGATTTAGTTGCCCCCAGAAAGTCAGCTATAATTTCCTGTACGAGATCATCTTGCAACATATTCCCGATATCGCGCCCGACCAGACTGGCGCCATCTTCAGAGCCAGCCCACTCTACGCTCAACAGCAGGGCTTCCTGGTTGAACTCTATCTCTTGCCGGAGCTGCACCACCCTTTGCCACACGAGCTCAGCAAACTCTTCCCGATTCCATCCAGGCGAGCACCTCGCCATCAGTCCCTTCGAGCAGCCGTTCATCACGGAGGTGATCATGTCCCCAAGAACAGCATTCGTGATATCAAACAAGAGCTTCCTCTCATGCACAGGCCATAAAATGAGGCTGTCGTACTTCTGTTCGAGGTCATCGTATAAATCAAGGCCTGCAGAGCACTCCAGTAAGTAGCAGTTGTCAAGGAGGTCATCCTCGTTGGCCGCGTGGATGCCCAGAGCAGCAAGCATATCAAACACGTAGGAGAAGTCCCTTTCTTCCGTATTCCTAAAAGCATGGGATTCCCCAGTCTCAGGAAGTGATCGACGTGCTGTCTCATCATCACTCAATATAGAAAGCTCGCTGCCATCTCTAGTGTCTGTAGTCTCCCTCTTCAGAAGCCCAAGTTGCAATCTGAGCTCTGCAATGTATACAATAAATCAAACTTGCGTAAGAATGAGAAGGAAGACAGGTTGGTACAGAAGAATTCGATCACTTGCCTTGGAGATCTGCACTGATCTTCTCAAAATCCCCAGAGTAAACATCTTCTCCGTCCATGGAAGATTCAAGAACAGACATTGGACTTTGCTGGTCATCTTTGTTGGAGTTCGCTGGCGATTCTAATACATCAGGTAGAATACAAAGGGTTTCACTGACATCCCCTAGGTGATGATTATTCTCCTCAGGAGAATCTGATGCTATATGAGGATCATAAGTGGCTGGGTAATCATCAGCTTGATGGTATTCAATTTGCTCATGCTGGATTGAAAATAGTTGGTAGTTATTAAGCATGACAACGAAAGATCAGGCAAACCCCCAAATGACAGCAAAAGATATAGGAAACATATCTGGTGCAAACCAACACATCCGTGCAACCGTGTAAACTTTTAATCTGAACCACATGATGTTGATCCAAGGGACGTGCGGGAGGAGTGGGAGGGGGAATTTGAAAAGGTGTGATTAGCAGCGGGTGGTTAACTGTAAAATTATCCACGCCCCTGTGTCCCTTAGATCAACATCATGTGGCCCAGATTACAAGTTCGCACGGTTGCACGGAGGGGTTGGTTTGCACCAGATACGTTCCCAAAGATATATGGTAAGTGTGCACATGTTTAAATCAAGAGATAAGTGTTTGTCAAAAATGGTGGTGTGCACATTTCATGATTCCAGCACAACACACGGTGAGTGCAAATTAAAATGGTAGATAAAAAATAATGAAAGTACCTTGGAACCTTAACACACAAAGAAACCAGAGAAAATATCAAACTGTTTGCACAAAAGAAAGTGCACACCTAATTGAAGACTTGCTAAAGGGAACAAAAGGAAAGAATAATATGATAAGCACATTAGTACCTTAGGCATCAGATCATCGAGATTAGGCACAAGAAAGCAGTTATCTAGTGCTGTTGTGGTCATCTTAAGCACTTGCTGGTCCTGTTCAGCAGGAGAAAGAGACTTTTTATTACTGAAAGGGACTGCAGAACTGGTATCTAGTACACCTATTGCATCTAGTTCATGGTCAAGATTTGTAGGATGTTGTGACTGCCCAGATGTATATGTCACAGCAGTACCATTAATTGGTTCCTCATAATTTACATGTATCTCACGTTCAACTACCATATTTTCTTCATTATCTGTGGACATCGGATCAGATTCATCACCATGAATTGTAGAATCTCTACTTAGAGATCGTCTTTGCCTGCTACGATATGCATATTCAGAATAGTGGGGTCCAACCTTAAGAACATCTTTAAGCATTGAAAACTCATTGTATGTAACGCTGCCGCTTCTTTTTCTATTGTTTGACTTTTGAACTCCACGAATGAAGGATGGTGGAAGAGACTTGGACCTTGTCAATTTACTAGTAGTTGTGTCTTTCCAACCATCATTGGTGCTGATGCCAAGAGGATATGAGCTTTGTATTCTATCACTCTGCACTTCTGACTTTGGACATTTCCTGCATGTCATTTTATGGGTAGCAACATTTGATGCATTCTGATCAGAGAGAGCAAGCATATCCCCAAGCGTGTTGAAGCTGTCATTATCAGTTTCTTGATGCTGACACTGACGGGTCTTCTTCCATCTGTTAGAGAGGTGTTTCTTTGCTTCCTTGCTTTCTGATGTTTCAGTCGAATATGTTGGCAAAGAGTTGAGACTTGAAGAAGCCCAAGCATCACATGACTCAGAATATCTATGAATTGACTCTGGAGTCTTGGGTCTAGTAACAGATGACTGAAACTGTGACCTTTCATCTGAAGCAAGAGTTCTAGTCTCCGGTTTGACAGAATGTTTCCTACTTCCACCCCTAGCAGCTCTCATCTGTTTGGTGATCTCCCTAGCAATTTCTCTAGATCCCTTCCCCATACGACTTAATGTTTCAGAATCTCCAAGGGGCACCTGACACATGTAATCTTCAGTATTTGGAGTCCATCTATCAACCTCCGGACATTCTTTATGCCTTCTATAATCAGAATGGGATATTTTATGATGTAGGGGAAGGGCTTCTTCAATATCATGAGGTTTCTCAAGATTTGGCTTCAAGACAACAATCCGGGTGGGGGAGCCACGTTTTCCAGTATTTTCTTGGTGACTGGACCTTGACAGTTTCTGCCTTGATGAACAAGAATCTTCTTTTAGGGACTGCAAGGGCACATTAGAATATGGCTTCCATAAAGAATGTTTCCCTTCCATTTGCTCGTTGAAGATGCTCTCGGTTCCTTTCTCTTGCGGATAAATATTGTCCATGTCAATAAATTGATTTCTTCGAGATGGCTTCAATATTGTGATGCAGTTTGCGGTAGAGGATGGAGAACCATGATTATGTAGGTCCCTTATGACAGCAGGATCAAAATTTTGAAGAAAATCCAACAAAAGGTCACTGTTAGATACCAGGGCATCAAGTGTCTCATTAAATTCTTCTGATATGTGAAGGGATTCATCAATAGAAAGACGCTTAGCATCCATAAATTTCTGCCTTATGAAATCGATATCAGCACTAACAACCTTGTCTGATCTGGAAGTTGTACTTCCAATTTTAGATCTTGGACTCCGGTGCatatttgtttttgtggcttccaTACCTTCAAAAACATTAATGGTATCTACACTCCTCCTGTGTGGAATGTCATGCAAACCAGTTCGACCATGAAAACTACTAGGTGAAGTCTTTGGTGCATGACTTTTGGTATGTCTATGCTTATTATGGATTCCAGATGAGGGCAACGAATCAAGACCCATGAGCCTTCCTACAGCACCTGGTGAAATATGCCTAGAATTGACATCATTTGAAAATTCTTCTTCTATCAGTATTTTCATTGGTACAGCAATGGCTTTTCTTGTTTTACTTTGCCTGTCTACTGTAGCAAACTGAGAAGGAAAAAAAGGAAGAGGCAATAGTAACCCATTAGTTGGCTCTTACAATGGCACAATAAGTTGAATGAATAATGAATAAAAGTTTAATAGATGAAGATGTAAACGAAATAAAGTTATTCCCACAAATTACCATCAACAAAGTTCGCTTGATACAATACAACATACAATTTAAAACATTTCTAGATCAATAGCATATGAATTTTAGTTTTATGCTGTCAGTTTAATAGCATGGTTTTAGTAAGCTTAAGATCTTTAGTTCCAAATATGTGAATCATATCCATATGCATAAATCTTCAACTAAATCCAGATTACTCACCACCGAATCAGATAGCATCCCAGGGTAAGTTGCTTGCTTCCTAGAGGACACAACCCCTGAATTCAAGAGAAAAGTAATGGTAATTAATCTCCGCATGTCTAAATCCACAATGGCAACAGGAGTAACGTCATAAAGTGTCAGGTCGAAGGAAAATAAGTAAAATGATACAAAGATTTATGTTGATGGGTTCAGTCAACAAATCTTCATAAGAAATTATATAACTCAAAATTTGCTAAAGAACTAATATCCAACTACCAAACCTGAGAGAAGGGCACTTAAAAAAGCATAAGCTTCTATAAACATCAAATTGGCTGTTCGGCAGAGTTCACATGTTGCCATTAATGAGCATGCTTCAACAACTTCATTTCAGCAAATTAGAATTGAAACTTGAGCAATCATCAGTTGGTCCAGAAACAATAACTTTCTAGAACACGAACTCCCACAGAATATTTGGTGAAACTTTTGCAAAAGCTAGGTGACAACACTCAAATCAGGAATATATCTTCTAACGCTTACTTGGCTAAGCAAGCATGACAAAAACAATTCGATTTGGACTGTTTAGTGATGCTTTGGTGGAGGGAGGGAGGGGGCACTTTCAATGCTACCTGCTGCTAACACAACATAGCTACATAGTCTTTCATCGCATGGAATTTCTATAAATGAGATGCAACAAAACAGCAACATCAAAACTAATCATCACTGCATGGGTCGAGGAGATGCAACAAACCAGCAACACATGGACAAGGTACAAGCTTTGTAGGGCCACACAACAAATATGAACCACGAAGAATGCTCAGTATTTGACTCAATTCCACATGGTGGTAGACTGAATTTCTGCCACCCCAAGTACCATCCTTCATTGAACAAGCAGAAGAAATCCAGAGCAAGTTTCACCCCTGGACCCTGGTGCTTAAAGGAGTTGTACTTATCTTCTATAACTACCAATCCACGTTTAACAAATACTCCTATTTGCTTAGTGACTAGCATACAAAAGCCACTTTGCAATGAACCTTCATGGCATCCAATAGACAAGAGGATGCAGAATAGAATAATTTAATATGTTAACTTACATATCCAGCAAATTACGGGCAAGTGAGGTTTATTTGTGTGATCCTATGGGAATTGACAAGCTAACAACTATGAATCCTACACTCTACAGTACTTCAATAATTCAAAGCATATCATGTTGTACAATTGAATACCTATTCTACAAAACTGGATGGAAAATTACATATTTTTTTTATCCTTGGTTTCAAAGGCCTAGACTTTGTGCAGAATCAAGGCCACTGCA
It encodes:
- the LOC100274687 gene encoding uncharacterized protein isoform X3 is translated as MSMAGIARGRSRWRQGDGSSNRNAAHSTVPNPDHQGVVSSRKQATYPGMLSDSVFATVDRQSKTRKAIAVPMKILIEEEFSNDVNSRHISPGAVGRLMGLDSLPSSGIHNKHRHTKSHAPKTSPSSFHGRTGLHDIPHRRSVDTINVFEGMEATKTNMHRSPRSKIGSTTSRSDKVVSADIDFIRQKFMDAKRLSIDESLHISEEFNETLDALVSNSDLLLDFLQNFDPAVIRDLHNHGSPSSTANCITILKPSRRNQFIDMDNIYPQEKGTESIFNEQMEGKHSLWKPYSNVPLQSLKEDSCSSRQKLSRSSHQENTGKRGSPTRIVVLKPNLEKPHDIEEALPLHHKISHSDYRRHKECPEVDRWTPNTEDYMCQVPLGDSETLSRMGKGSREIAREITKQMRAARGGSRKHSVKPETRTLASDERSQFQSSVTRPKTPESIHRYSESCDAWASSSLNSLPTYSTETSESKEAKKHLSNRWKKTRQCQHQETDNDSFNTLGDMLALSDQNASNVATHKMTCRKCPKSEVQSDRIQSSYPLGISTNDGWKDTTTSKLTRSKSLPPSFIRGVQKSNNRKRSGSVTYNEFSMLKDVLKDQQVLKMTTTALDNCFLVPNLDDLMPKHEQIEYHQADDYPATYDPHIASDSPEENNHHLGDVSETLCILPDVLESPANSNKDDQQSPMSVLESSMDGEDVYSGDFEKISADLQELRLQLGLLKRETTDTRDGSELSILSDDETARRSLPETGESHAFRNTEERDFSYVFDMLAALGIHAANEDDLLDNCYLLECSAGLDLYDDLEQKYDSLILWPVHERKLLFDITNAVLGDMITSVMNGCSKGLMARCSPGWNREEFAELVWQRVVQLRQEIEFNQEALLLSVEWAGSEDGASLVGRDIGNMLQDDLVQEIIADFLGATKSAKLRG
- the LOC100274687 gene encoding uncharacterized protein LOC100274687, with the translated sequence MSMAGIARGRSRWRQGDGSSNRNAAHSTVPNPDHQGVVSSRKQATYPGMLSDSVFATVDRQSKTRKAIAVPMKILIEEEFSNDVNSRHISPGAVGRLMGLDSLPSSGIHNKHRHTKSHAPKTSPSSFHGRTGLHDIPHRRSVDTINVFEGMEATKTNMHRSPRSKIGSTTSRSDKVVSADIDFIRQKFMDAKRLSIDESLHISEEFNETLDALVSNSDLLLDFLQNFDPAVIRDLHNHGSPSSTANCITILKPSRRNQFIDMDNIYPQEKGTESIFNEQMEGKHSLWKPYSNVPLQSLKEDSCSSRQKLSRSSHQENTGKRGSPTRIVVLKPNLEKPHDIEEALPLHHKISHSDYRRHKECPEVDRWTPNTEDYMCQVPLGDSETLSRMGKGSREIAREITKQMRAARGGSRKHSVKPETRTLASDERSQFQSSVTRPKTPESIHRYSESCDAWASSSLNSLPTYSTETSESKEAKKHLSNRWKKTRQCQHQETDNDSFNTLGDMLALSDQNASNVATHKMTCRKCPKSEVQSDRIQSSYPLGISTNDGWKDTTTSKLTRSKSLPPSFIRGVQKSNNRKRSGSVTYNEFSMLKDVLKVGPHYSEYAYRSRQRRSLSRDSTIHGDESDPMSTDNEENMVVEREIHVNYEEPINGTAVTYTSGQSQHPTNLDHELDAIGVLDTSSAVPFSNKKSLSPAEQDQQVLKMTTTALDNCFLVPNLDDLMPKHEQIEYHQADDYPATYDPHIASDSPEENNHHLGDVSETLCILPDVLESPANSNKDDQQSPMSVLESSMDGEDVYSGDFEKISADLQELRLQLGLLKRETTDTRDGSELSILSDDETARRSLPETGESHAFRNTEERDFSYVFDMLAALGIHAANEDDLLDNCYLLECSAGLDLYDDLEQKYDSLILWPVHERKLLFDITNAVLGDMITSVMNGCSKGLMARCSPGWNREEFAELVWQRVVQLRQEIEFNQEALLLSVEWAGSEDGASLVGRDIGNMLQDDLVQEIIADFLGATKSAKLRG
- the LOC100274687 gene encoding uncharacterized protein isoform X2, with translation MKDGTWGGRNSVYHHVELSQILSILRGSYLLCGPTKLVPCPCVAGVVSSRKQATYPGMLSDSVFATVDRQSKTRKAIAVPMKILIEEEFSNDVNSRHISPGAVGRLMGLDSLPSSGIHNKHRHTKSHAPKTSPSSFHGRTGLHDIPHRRSVDTINVFEGMEATKTNMHRSPRSKIGSTTSRSDKVVSADIDFIRQKFMDAKRLSIDESLHISEEFNETLDALVSNSDLLLDFLQNFDPAVIRDLHNHGSPSSTANCITILKPSRRNQFIDMDNIYPQEKGTESIFNEQMEGKHSLWKPYSNVPLQSLKEDSCSSRQKLSRSSHQENTGKRGSPTRIVVLKPNLEKPHDIEEALPLHHKISHSDYRRHKECPEVDRWTPNTEDYMCQVPLGDSETLSRMGKGSREIAREITKQMRAARGGSRKHSVKPETRTLASDERSQFQSSVTRPKTPESIHRYSESCDAWASSSLNSLPTYSTETSESKEAKKHLSNRWKKTRQCQHQETDNDSFNTLGDMLALSDQNASNVATHKMTCRKCPKSEVQSDRIQSSYPLGISTNDGWKDTTTSKLTRSKSLPPSFIRGVQKSNNRKRSGSVTYNEFSMLKDVLKDQQVLKMTTTALDNCFLVPNLDDLMPKHEQIEYHQADDYPATYDPHIASDSPEENNHHLGDVSETLCILPDVLESPANSNKDDQQSPMSVLESSMDGEDVYSGDFEKISADLQELRLQLGLLKRETTDTRDGSELSILSDDETARRSLPETGESHAFRNTEERDFSYVFDMLAALGIHAANEDDLLDNCYLLECSAGLDLYDDLEQKYDSLILWPVHERKLLFDITNAVLGDMITSVMNGCSKGLMARCSPGWNREEFAELVWQRVVQLRQEIEFNQEALLLSVEWAGSEDGASLVGRDIGNMLQDDLVQEIIADFLGATKSAKLRG
- the LOC100274687 gene encoding uncharacterized protein isoform X1, giving the protein MKDGTWGGRNSVYHHVELSQILSILRGSYLLCGPTKLVPCPCVAGVVSSRKQATYPGMLSDSVFATVDRQSKTRKAIAVPMKILIEEEFSNDVNSRHISPGAVGRLMGLDSLPSSGIHNKHRHTKSHAPKTSPSSFHGRTGLHDIPHRRSVDTINVFEGMEATKTNMHRSPRSKIGSTTSRSDKVVSADIDFIRQKFMDAKRLSIDESLHISEEFNETLDALVSNSDLLLDFLQNFDPAVIRDLHNHGSPSSTANCITILKPSRRNQFIDMDNIYPQEKGTESIFNEQMEGKHSLWKPYSNVPLQSLKEDSCSSRQKLSRSSHQENTGKRGSPTRIVVLKPNLEKPHDIEEALPLHHKISHSDYRRHKECPEVDRWTPNTEDYMCQVPLGDSETLSRMGKGSREIAREITKQMRAARGGSRKHSVKPETRTLASDERSQFQSSVTRPKTPESIHRYSESCDAWASSSLNSLPTYSTETSESKEAKKHLSNRWKKTRQCQHQETDNDSFNTLGDMLALSDQNASNVATHKMTCRKCPKSEVQSDRIQSSYPLGISTNDGWKDTTTSKLTRSKSLPPSFIRGVQKSNNRKRSGSVTYNEFSMLKDVLKVGPHYSEYAYRSRQRRSLSRDSTIHGDESDPMSTDNEENMVVEREIHVNYEEPINGTAVTYTSGQSQHPTNLDHELDAIGVLDTSSAVPFSNKKSLSPAEQDQQVLKMTTTALDNCFLVPNLDDLMPKHEQIEYHQADDYPATYDPHIASDSPEENNHHLGDVSETLCILPDVLESPANSNKDDQQSPMSVLESSMDGEDVYSGDFEKISADLQELRLQLGLLKRETTDTRDGSELSILSDDETARRSLPETGESHAFRNTEERDFSYVFDMLAALGIHAANEDDLLDNCYLLECSAGLDLYDDLEQKYDSLILWPVHERKLLFDITNAVLGDMITSVMNGCSKGLMARCSPGWNREEFAELVWQRVVQLRQEIEFNQEALLLSVEWAGSEDGASLVGRDIGNMLQDDLVQEIIADFLGATKSAKLRG
- the LOC103639296 gene encoding dirigent protein 24, producing MYSTHGWLSSYPARLLYNPGISQRHAQQQQAPQSSLFSTYATRLGALRDMAKNAVQTVRAVLCLVLALAVANCAFAGRFLDDEQAAAPLPADPLPAPTDPPTDPAVAPAGAGAGAAATGNAGAASDHPLTFFMHDILGGSQPSGRIVTGVVASAAANGQLPFARPNTNIFPIQGAVPLPQGASSLINGNNAPYVAGLGGTSSAVVQNNGNPANGGNKNIPFVNAGDLPSGATLQNLLFGTTTVIDDELTEGHELGAGVVGRAQGFYVASSQDGTSKTIVLTAMFEGPEAPHGGDTLSFFGVHRMAAPESHIAVIGGTGKYENAKGFAAIQTLHPGDEHTTDGVETLLQFNVHLI